From a single Cotesia glomerata isolate CgM1 linkage group LG6, MPM_Cglom_v2.3, whole genome shotgun sequence genomic region:
- the LOC123267194 gene encoding titin-like gives MCDQTEIKYEDEEVVWVKLGACWWPGQVQGYEKLPEDLKIEFDKKGLIAAVKFFQEDKFELVRNLQQIYKYNCKKKDEFLKKGYDKYRSKTKEGSGWMSKFPDDVATAERLTNGDPEILNTPKFSPEEKPDISYLFGGDKKPPKKKKDKEDRKSFGPSSPQRKITHPRFRGSSDHEVRIRTNQYSGSSLPSTPENTNVRNYDCPVCSFTSTRVNVLISHVRSHKSSGYESPLRPRASLPPKASRTHSGNSLESPKRKYVRKTKSMSAKSNDKSPGETNKRKYSKNIDNKIVKKKKTDPELREKLLADWDIGSSDEEIDKESFNSPKNENKEELEPEKLNENNKEELETEKLKDNNLTEENAPKNNENNSIKLNDEKSKFSCFDFDEDEPEPPVTIPVRKLGRVFGEKTSLKKEIIKEFNKSQELENKRDEMNKLNDDNKLLEEMNKEADDIDNLVAKISKTTSLNSPKSLNKLEEENDKELNKEISFKSGTSDTLILSSRSESDLKSEASGLSEGPELLGAVASESENSKQDQETLMEVDNKEEELEILEIIETEEIEAENKSVEEEVASKKSPEIKKVMRYSDLERVTIEEEETLPVRSSIGQKSGNLCMGWSQLNEIIGSSLEKNSETPAPVKRGRGRPPKPKNLNSLVKEEVTPKVKEYERKTSQSESDTERSYSGRRRKPNKKYLEDAYSSPSSSSGFAFKTDDSQSDEEKKEIEKPVVVKRKRGRPLGWKKNKNNKVSVREPSVEFEMSETLDSVSEEITEAVEVKERVIDPVDSLEEFKEDKEDFKETKEGRVHLTNLTSAVEIRSVLKGDLEVEIDIEDQIGPVAPEATPVDDYDSQTQDQVDRAKLMNDLEDEDGRVDILPPKKSQIKKFELSQIDESQIDLENEIKKHVDEEAGGFREEKPKIEGEDEEEEDGDVIMETFEIIEDKSEDIDNSGQDDDKMVDNREEVGGDMEKGDKVEEEIEKIEEKIDNIEEERDNIDKKIEEEIEKMNKIDKIEDETIETIETVETIETVETVETIDNSNLIEKSSELIENNSEEKEDSKKLLIENNSENLIENSENSENFIENSESKIEPVKMTEEIINPEIEKPVEISEPEENNSINPLEVDKGLELLNQAMETVEAAPASEPTPEPTPEIKSSEIPPEEPASNINLPEAPEVPQEELKPVTTIEEPVTNLETIEASEEPTKPDAQSSEPVLEDPEKIVKLVSSPGPMTDELESTIPVKKREKPRIIENVQLKEPMHILKSKLLEKPKGKHKLDDHRLGSKAKIIKLDPSIKRRGGMSYGQKIQVLKAADANDKLQIGSVNQPETVETISIAEGQKLIQSSNLEDMELDINSMPFVLSEDLTPGSIEQMPMVISSIMPTSSGLRVAAQSLPRAAPALAPITSDIETITVDASPKKKASPAILKTKPKAKPTITSIKTLSSPVGGIKSLKFQNTKTSPVVSQKNTPSKYVIVQAGVGGQQMRYMIQGKPTTKVAKVAAPLGNKPSTNPQIVSQGGKVVILTSPQSGQAKMVPLKNSLIKGQVKMPKIDSPTTSKSPKIVTSLLGSKSIVGSPKTILSPKPGQVYTPVNKLLNQKFKGNLLPGTSKTILPMPGKITGVVPGKGTVLTPITGQQVKAIAAKSPGKPGPKVTYQLQKGLPMVAKMQKIPISPAGSPVRNLKPTGIVMTQKTPLPTKKLIRPAGPPGTGMPMGSPVQGVDKIVKSPRGRGRTKPEIKPQVKSLPKIKAKEFTGQLAPGQPGPSNLQPVPGLVPTATAGPSVATTENLEVPEQKEEKAAPQIMALPTESSDGTQTYVLVTIDDQGQIQPLDNNTLMSLEGTIQNPDGTRTLYIDPASLGEGNLDNIVLQFDNSAPTVPGPPAGASSSSDFIRQVPTTNQDILAAALANTDFQQEILPETTVASLTAGLTATSLINQTILQSTIIPTSEPISSPSVLETSLTLNQPIMTPLEVPTSLPIQVEAVAAHSAPSLELPITITNPAIAYIQSELPGNSMPDIEEVEAPVASAANYLVLPSTEGQNYAVSMAENITIDSTAPTPSMPIIDDGFSDEVKGQQGQVFEEAAQEQTGEVRDMPIVADETSMEVDHVESEVQAPVEETLEKIQEVQEEQVPEACGLGSVEPTVEEAVQEQVQEVQESLGNQAQGEFQQDIQVQEINQQINNHPESREEPMEVEESEPSQSYEPSSEIPTQSKSQSTEASPVAYEEAMVEESEPPTQSYDDVKAEATQSYNAPTQSFSEDPARIDDPDFPTQSYEVEKPENVDGDGIIETDGELSQEGNIPSQSNDIDGIGTSFMGDDRNSCNIAGTASGTGANFNEDETASSSYVPETPETQERDQDQESAISTSSYEIPTCEEINIASSSVIPDTSVDAEHTSIHNNGIPEIPTSSYNLNPDSSSGGSIDAVPSSSYEDNQVEGVVEQNVSTSYQVPISMPGLEGNAGFVSESTDQADQPTSYYARHTEDTSEATQSYFVPEGPSPSYQPQTASPSYYEPPPESEATQSYYSQDLEQRTADVEQSASQSYYQESTTSSSSGSTLTSSSATTTAAATTTNDEELRLGQVGEATPTYSTERYPVDYNIDNSSPIDRHDLVESSVSATPQPTER, from the exons ACAAATACAGATCAAAAACAAAAGAAGGTTCCGGTTGGATGTCAAAATTCCCGGACGACGTAGCCACCGCCGAGCGACTAACCAACGGCGACCCGGAAATCCTCAACACCCCAAAATTTTCCCCAGAAGAGAAGCCCGACATCTCTTACCTCTTCGGAGGAGACAAAAAGCCTCCTAAGAAGAAAAAAGACAAAGAAGACCGCAAGTCTTTCGGTCCCTCAAGCCCCCAGCGTAAAATAACCCACCCGCGCTTCCGCGGAAGCAGCGACCACGAAGTCCGCATCCGAACCAACCAATACTCCGGCTCGAGCCTGCCCTCTACCCCAGAGAACACCAATGTCCGAAACTACGACTGTCCCGTTTGCTCATTCACCTCCACCCGGGTCAACGTCTTAATATCCCACGTGCGGAGCCACAAATCTTCCGGGTACGAGAGTCCTCTTCGTCCTAGAGCTTCTTTGCCCCCCAAAGCTTCCCGGACTCACTCCGGAAACTCTCTAGAGTCTCCCAAGCGCAAGTACGTCCGGAAAACCAAAAGCATGTCTGCTAAATCTAATGATAAATCCCCCGGAGAGACTAATAAGCGTAAGtacagtaaaaatattgataataaaattgttaagaaGAAGAAAACTGATCCTGAATTGAgggaaaaattattagctGATTGGGATATTGGGTCTAGTGATGAGGAAATTGATAAAGAATCTTTTAATTCtcctaaaaatgaaaataaagaagaattagagccagaaaaattaaatgaaaataataaagaagaattagagacggaaaaattaaaagataataatttaactgaAGAAAATGCtcctaaaaataatgaaaataattcaattaaattaaatgatgaaaaatctaaattttctTGCTTTGATTTTGATGAAGACGAACCCGAGCCACCTGTTACGATACCTGTTCGAAAACTCGGTCGTGTTTTTGGAGAAAAAACTTCTTTAAAGAAGGAAATTATTAAGGAGTTTAATAAAAGTCAAGAGTTGGAAAATAAAAGGGacgaaatgaataaattaaatgatgataataaattattagaagaaatgaataaagaagctgatgatattgataatttagttGCTAAAATATCTAAAACAACTTCTTTAAATTCTCCGAAGAGTTTAAATAAGTTAGAAGAAGAAAAtgataaagaattaaataaagaaataagtTTTAAATCAGGAACTTCAGATACTTTAATATTAAGCTCTAGATCTGAGTCGGATTTAAAGTCTGAAGCTTCTGGTTTATCGGAAGGTCCTGAATTATTGGGAGCAGTAGCTTCAGAGTCTGAAAATTCTAAACAGGATCAAGAAACTTTAATGGAGGTTGATAATAAAGAAGAAGAATTGGAAATCCttgaaataattgaaacaGAAGAAATAGAAGCCGAGAATAAGTCTGTAGAGGAAGAAGTAGCTTCTAAAAAATCTCCTGAGATAAAAAAAGTCATGCGTTATTCAGATTTGGAGCGTGTGACaatagaagaagaagaaactCTGCCAGTTAGGAGTTCTATTGGTCAAAAATCGGGGAATTTGTGCATGGGCTGGTCGCAATTGAACGAAATAATCGGAAGttctttggaaaaaaatagtgAAACTCCAGCACCGGTTAAAAGAGGGCGTGGACGTCCTCCTAAGCCtaagaatttaaattctttGGTTAAGGAGGAGGTCACTCCTAAGGTTAAGGAGTATGAGAGGAAAACGTCGCAATCTGAGTCTGATACGGAGAGATCTTATTCAGGAAGAAGGAGAAAGCCTAATAAGAAGTATTTAGAGGATGCTTACTCAAGTCCGAGCAGCAGCAGTGGGTTCGCTTTTAAAACTGATGATAGTCAGTCTGATGAGGAAAAAAAGGAGATTGAGAAGCCGGTGGTGGTTAAGAGGAAGAGAGGAAGGCCGTTGGGGTGGaagaagaataagaataataaagtTAGTGTTAGAGAACCTTCTGTTGAGTTTGAAATGAGTGAGACGCTTGATAGTGTCAGTGAAGAAATCACTGAGGCTGTGGAGGTTAAGGAGCGGGTTATTGATCCTGTTGATAGTCTGGAGGAGTTTAAGGAGGATAAGGAGGATTTTAAGGAGACTAAGGAAGGGAGGGTTCATTTGACGAATTTAACTTCTGCGGTGGAAATTAGGAGTGTTCTTAAGGGAGATCTGGAGGTTGAGATTGATATTGAGGACCAGATTGGGCCAGTTGCGCCTGAAGCTACTCCCGTTGATGATTATGATTCACAGACTCAGGATCAGGTTGATAGAGCTAAGTTGATGAATGATCTGGAGGATGAGGATGGGAGGGTGGATATTTTGCCGCCGAAAAAGTCGCAGATTAAGAAGTTTGAGCTGTCGCAGATTGATGAATCGCAGATTGATTTGGAGAATGAGATTAAGAAGCATGTTGATGAGGAGGCGGGGGGGTTCAGGGAGGAGAAACCAAAGATTGAGGGGGAGGATGAGGAGGAGGAGGATGGGGATGTTATTATGGAGACTTTTGAGATTATTGAGGATAAAAGTGAGGATATTGACAATTCTGGGCAGGATGATGATAAGATGGTTGATAATAGGGAAGAAGTTGGGGGAGATATGGAAAAAGGTGATAAAGTTGAAGAAGAAATAgagaaaattgaagaaaaaattgataatattgaAGAAGAAAgagataatattgataaa aaaattgaagaagaaatagaaaagatgaataaaattgataaaattgaaGATGAAACAATTGAAACAATTGAAACTGTTGAAACTATTGAAACTGTAGAAACTGTAGAAACAATTGATAATTCTAACTTAATAGAAAAATCTTcagaattaattgaaaataattctgaagaaaaagaagattctaaaaaattattaattgaaaataattctgaaaatttaattgaaaattcggaaaattcagaaaattttattgaaaattcagAATCTAAAATTGAACCAGTAAAAATGactgaagaaataataaatcctGAAATTGAAAAGCCAGTTGAAATTTCTGAACcagaagaaaataattctataaatCCTCTAGAAGTGGATAAAGGTTTAGAATTATTAAACCAAGCTATGGAAACTGTAGAAGCTGCTCCAGCTTCTGAACCAACTCCAGAACCAACTCCAGAAATTAAATCATCAGAAATTCCACCAGAAGAACCAGCTAGTAACATAAACTTACCAGAAGCACCTGAAGTCCCTCAAGAAGAATTAAAACCAGTGACTACAATTGAAGAACCAGTAACTAATCTAGAAACAATTGAAGCTTCAGAAGAACCAACAAAGCCAGATGCCCAATCTTCAGAACCAGTCTTAGAAGATCCAGAAAAAATAGTCAAACTAGTTTCATCTCCCGGACCAATGACCGACGAATTAGAATCAACAATTCCCGTAAAAAAGCGTGAGAAGCCCCGAATAATCGAGAACGTCCAGTTAAAAGAGCCGATgcatattttaaaatcaaaattgctTGAAAAGCCCAAAGGAAAGCACAAGCTAGATGACCATCGCTTAGGATCCAAAGCTAAGATAATAAAACTAGACCCTAGCATTAAGCGAAGGGGTGGGATGTCCTACGGGCAGAAGATCCAAGTTTTAAAAGCAGCTGATGCAAATGACAAGTTACAAATTGGTTCAGTAAATCAACCAGAGACTGTGGAGACAATTTCAATCGCTGAGGGGCAGAAATTGATCCAGTCTTCCAATTTAGAAGACATGGAGCTTGACATCAACTCAATGCCATTTGTTTTAAGCGAAGATTTGACTCCGGGCAGCATTGAGCAGATGCCCATGGTAATTTCTTCGATAATGCCGACTAGCTCTGGCTTAAGAGTTGCTGCCCAGTCTTTACCGCGGGCAGCTCCAGCTCTGGCTCCAATAACTTCTGATATTGAGACGATAACTGTAGACGCTAGTCCTAAGAAGAAAGCTTCTCCTGCTATTTTAAAGACAAAGCCCAAAGCAAAGCCTACGATTACAAGCATAAAGACTCTCTCTTCGCCCGTTGGAGGGATCAAGAGCCTTAAATTCCAGAATACTAAAACCTCTCCGGTGGTCAGCCAGAAGAACACTCCTAGCAAGTATGTGATTGTCCAGGCAGGAGTCGGTGGGCAGCAGATGCGATATATGATCCAAGGAAAGCCCACGACAAAAGTCGCGAAGGTTGCTGCCCCTCTGGGAAATAAACCATCGACTAACCCTCAAATTGTGTCCCAAGGTGGCAAAGTTGTCATTCTTACGTCACCACAGTCTGGTCAGGCGAAGATGGTCCCGTTAAAAAATTCGTTAATTAAAGGACAGGTTAAGATGCCCAAAATAGACTCGCCTACTACTTCAAAGTCTCCTAAAATAGTCACGAGTTTGCTGGGCAGCAAGTCTATTGTCGGGAGTcccaagactattttaagcCCCAAGCCTGGTCAAGTTTACACTCcggttaataaattattaaatcaaaaattcaagGGTAATTTACTCCCTGGGACTTCTAAAACAATTTTACCAATGCCAGGAAAAATTACTGGAGTAGTCCCGGGAAAAGGGACGGTGCTGACTCCTATTACTGGCCAGCAGGTAAAAGCTATTGCTGCTAAAAGTCCTGGAAAGCCTGGTCCCAAGGTGACTTACCAGCTGCAAAAGGGGCTGCCCATGGTGGCCAAGATGCAGAAGATTCCCATCAGCCCTGCTGGTTCTCCGGTGAGAAATTTAAAACCCACGGGCATTGTGATGACCCAGAAGACTCCGCTGCCCACTAAGAAGCTCATCAGGCCTGCTGGACCTCCAGGAACAGGGATGCCCATGGGCAGCCCGGTTCAGGGAGTCGACAAGATTGTAAAGTCGCCTAGAGGGCGAGGAAGGACGAAACCCGAGATTAAACCCCAGGTTAAGAGTCTCCCAAAGATTAAAGCTAAAGAATTCACTGGGCAGCTAGCTCCTGGGCAGCCTGGCCCTTCCAATTTACAGCCAGTTCCCGGGCTGGTTCCAACAGCAACAGCTGGACCTTCAGTAGCAACAACAGAGAATCTGGAGGTTCCTGAGCAGAAAGAGGAGAAGGCTGCCCCTCAGATCATGGCGCTGCCCACTGAGAGCAGCGACGGGACTCAGACGTATGTGTTAGTGACCATTGACGACCAGGGGCAGATCCAGCCGCTGGATAATAATACTCTTATGTCTTTGGAGGGAACTATACAGAACCCTGATGGTACTAGGACGCTTTATATCGATCCAGCTTCTTTAGGTGAAGGAAATCTGGACAATATTGTCCTCCAGTTTGACAATTCTGCCCCTACAGTTCCGGGACCTCCAGCTGGAGCTTCTAGCTCTAGTGATTTTATTAGACAAGTTCCGACGACGAATCAGGACATCCTAGCAGCTGCGCTGGCCAATACTGACTTCCAGCAAGAGATTCTGCCCGAGACTACAGTGGCCAGCTTGACTGCCGGGCTGACCGCGACTAGCTTGATCAACCAGACGATTTTACAGTCGACTATTATACCGACCTCGGAGCCAATTTCTTCGCCGTCGGTACTAGAGACTTCTTTAACTCTCAATCAACCGATTATGACTCCGCTTGAAGTGCCCACGAGTCTGCCCATTCAGGTTGAGGCTGTTGCTGCCCACTCTGCTCCTAGCTTAGAGCTGCCTATTACGATAACCAATCCTGCGATTGCGTATATTCAGAGCGAGCTTCCGGGGAATTCCATGCCGGATATTGAGGAAGTAGAAGCGCCAGTGGCCAGCGCGGCGAATTATTTAGTGCTGCCCAGTACAGAGGGCCAGAATTATGCGGTTTCGATGGCGGAGAATATTACTATTGATAGCACTGCTCCTACTCCCTCGATGCCCATTATTGATGATGGGTTTAGTGATGAGGTTAAGGGGCAGCAAGGGCAGGTGTTTGAAGAAGCTGCCCAGGAACAGACTGGAGAGGTCAGAGATATGCCCATTGTTGCTGATGAAACTTCTATGGAGGTTGATCATGTGGAGAGTGAGGTTCAGGCGCCAGTTGAAGAGACTCTGGAGAAGATTCAGGAGGTTCAGGAGGAACAGGTTCCTGAAGCTTGTGGACTTGGGAGTGTTGAACCGACGGTTGAGGAGGCGGTTCAGGAACAGGTTCAGGAGGTTCAAGAGTCTTTGGGTAATCAAGCTCAGGGAGAGTTTCAGCAGGATATTCAGGTCCAAGAAATTAATCAACAG aTAAATAACCATCCAGAATCAAGAGAAGAGCCAATGGAAGTTGAAGAATCAGAACCTTCCCAATCCTACGAGCCATCTTCGGAGATCCCAACACAGTCCAAGTCTCAGTCAACAGAAGCCTCACCAGTAGCCTACGAAGAGGCGATGGTCGAGGAGTCTGAGCCACCGACTCAATCCTACGACGACGTAAAAGCCGAAGCTACGCAGTCTTACAACGCTCCAACGCAGTCCTTTTCCGAGGACCCGGCGAGGATCGACGACCCGGACTTCCCGACGCAGAGCTACGAAGTAGAGAAGCCGGAAAACGTCGACGGAGACGGCATCATCGAGACTGACGGCGAACTGAGCCAAGAAGGCAATATTCCCTCCCAGTCGAATGATATTGACGGGATTGGAACCTCTTTTATGGGAGACGACAGGAATTCTTGCAACATTGCTGGAACGGCCAGCGGAACTGGTGCCAACTTTAACGAGGACGAGACAGCGAGCTCTTCTTACGTTCCCGAGACTCCAGAGACTCAGGAGCGAGACCAGGATCAAGAGAGCGCTATTAGCACTTCTTCTTATGAAATTCCGACGTGTGAGGAAATTAACATCGCTTCCTCTAGTGTCATTCCTGATACCAGTGTCGATGCTGAGCACACGAGCATTCACAACAACGGAATTCCCGAGATCCCGACTTCAAGCTACAATCTCAACCCTGACAGCAGTTCGGGAGGAAGCATCGACGCTGTGCCCAGTTCCAGCTACGAGGACAATCAAGTTGAAGGCGTTGTCGAGCAGAATGTCTCCACCAGCTACCAAGTCCCTATTTCCATGCCAGGCTTGGAAGGGAACGCTGGATTTGTTAGTGAGAGTACTGATCAGGCTGATCAACCTACTAGCTACTATGCTCGTCATACTGAg GATACATCAGAAGCAACGCAAAGTTACTTCGTACCTGAGGGACCAAGCCCAAGCTACCAGCCTCAAACAGCATCCCCAAGTTACTACGAGCCCCCTCCAGAGTCGGAAGCGACCCAGAGCTACTACTCGCAAGACCTCGAGCAGCGTACAGCAGACGTGGAGCAATCGGCGTCGCAAAGTTACTACCAAGAATCAACGACCTCGTCGTCGTCGGGTTCAACCCTGACCTCGTCCTCGGCAACGACCACCGCGGCAGCGACGACCACCAACGACGAAGAACTGAGGCTCGGACAAGTCGGAGAAGCAACTCCGACTTACTCTACAGAAAGATACCCGGTTGATTACAACATCGACAACTCATCGCCTATCGACAGGCACGACTTGGTTGAGAGCTCCGTTTCTGCTACGCCCCAACCTACTGAAaggtaa